The Deltaproteobacteria bacterium genome contains a region encoding:
- a CDS encoding branched-chain amino acid ABC transporter permease, with translation MNPVTAMYVAQGIHGLAYGMILFLIASGLTLIFGMMGILNLAHAAFFMLSAYFCYQVVAWTGSFWIALLVAPVATGVIGVFLERFLLRKVHAFGHIGELILTVGVSLVLLEGVKIFWGTESLPVHVPGILEGLITAGGLNYPIYRLFIIGLSAVVLVVLALILYKTRLGMVVRAAVSDADMVDALGINVPLVFMLVFGVGTWMAGVAGVAIAPILTVFPGLADQVGMDAFIVVVVGGFGSLGGALLVAIICGLLNSYGVQFVSQLAPVLMYVFMAIVLVFKPMGLFGERE, from the coding sequence ATGAATCCTGTAACGGCAATGTACGTTGCGCAAGGCATTCACGGGTTGGCCTACGGCATGATCCTTTTTTTAATCGCATCCGGGCTCACGCTGATTTTCGGCATGATGGGCATCCTGAACCTGGCCCATGCCGCCTTTTTCATGCTGTCGGCCTATTTTTGCTACCAGGTGGTGGCCTGGACCGGAAGTTTCTGGATAGCCCTGCTGGTCGCACCCGTCGCCACCGGTGTCATCGGGGTTTTTCTGGAGCGGTTTCTGCTGAGAAAGGTGCACGCTTTCGGCCACATCGGCGAATTGATTTTAACGGTCGGCGTTTCATTGGTTCTTTTGGAAGGCGTTAAAATTTTCTGGGGAACGGAAAGCCTGCCGGTGCATGTTCCCGGTATTCTGGAAGGGCTGATAACCGCCGGTGGCCTGAATTATCCGATTTACAGACTTTTTATTATCGGGCTCTCTGCGGTAGTGTTGGTTGTCCTGGCGCTGATCCTTTACAAAACCCGCCTGGGCATGGTGGTGCGGGCTGCCGTATCCGATGCCGACATGGTGGATGCCCTGGGGATCAACGTGCCCCTGGTTTTCATGCTGGTCTTCGGCGTGGGCACCTGGATGGCCGGTGTGGCCGGCGTGGCCATCGCCCCCATCCTGACCGTGTTCCCCGGCCTGGCTGACCAGGTGGGTATGGACGCCTTTATCGTGGTGGTGGTCGGTGGGTTCGGGAGCCTCGGCGGCGCCCTGCTGGTGGCTATCATCTGCGGACTGCTGAATTCCTATGGTGTGCAGTTCGTTTCCCAGCTGGCCCCGGTGCTGATGTACGTTTTCATGGCGATTGTGCTGGTCTTCAAACCCATGGGCCTGTTCGGAGAAAGAGAATGA